The genomic stretch GTTCTTTAACGATTATTGCTACAGCACTAATTGATACGGGTTCTAAAATGGATGAAGTTATCTTTGAAGAATTTAAAGGTACAGGAAACATGGAACTTCAATTGGACAGAAAAATCGCTAACAGAAGAATTTACCCTGCTATTGATCTGGTTTCATCCAGCACACGAAGAGATGATCTTCTTTTAGATGAAGTGACTTCGCAGAGAATGTGGATCTTAAGAAAATACCTTTCTGAAATGAATCCTGTAGAAGCGATGGAGTTTGTAGATAAGAACATTAAAGGAACCCTTAACAACGAAGAATTCCTTATGTCTATGAATAAATAATAAATTAAATTGTTAATAGGCCGGGCTTCTATACTTTGAAATAAGGATGCAACAAATCCTCAAATTTATAGAAGCCCGGTTTTTTATTGATAAGATGTTCGGCAGCAAACAAAGCTCCGTTGCCAAAGGCATCCCGTGAAATAGATTCATGAATGAGCCTTACCGTCTGGAAGGGAAAACCAAAAATAACCTCATGTTTTCCTACGATTCCGCCGGCTCTTATGGTATTTATCTTTTCATCCTTCAAATCCAGAACATCTGCAATACGGATGGCTGTTCCTGAAATTCCCTGTTTATCTTTAAAATGCTCTTCTACTATTTCGATATCTACAAAAGGGGCAATCTTTTTTAAAAACTGAGCGGCATACAGTAAATAATTAATACCCAGCGTAATATTAGGTGACCAGAATACAGTTGCTTTCTGAGCCAGTTTATTCAGAAAACGTACTTCCTTATCAGAATAATGAGAAATCGCTGATATGATTCTTACCTTCTTTTGTGCGGCAGATTCTCCGTAAGCATAAATTCCATCCTGGGATGAAAAGTCAATGATGGCATCTACCGGATGCTCTTCAAGTAATTCTTCCACACTTATTTTTTTCTCTGAATAAAAATGACCGGGATCATCGCTTTCCACTCCAAGAAAGTCTGCGGCATCTTTGGCAGAAGATCTGTTTGATTTTCTGTAAATCCATTGCAGAGAATGATCTTTGTTTTGA from Chryseobacterium indologenes encodes the following:
- a CDS encoding 4-hydroxy-tetrahydrodipicolinate reductase, which encodes MKIGLFGFGKAGKAVASVILQNKDHSLQWIYRKSNRSSAKDAADFLGVESDDPGHFYSEKKISVEELLEEHPVDAIIDFSSQDGIYAYGESAAQKKVRIISAISHYSDKEVRFLNKLAQKATVFWSPNITLGINYLLYAAQFLKKIAPFVDIEIVEEHFKDKQGISGTAIRIADVLDLKDEKINTIRAGGIVGKHEVIFGFPFQTVRLIHESISRDAFGNGALFAAEHLINKKPGFYKFEDLLHPYFKV